A part of Halobaculum sp. MBLA0143 genomic DNA contains:
- a CDS encoding biotin transporter BioY, giving the protein MSTEHESVDPVGDEVVANLARTALFAALMGGFAYVSFPNPLAPGIPVTLQVLGVFLAGIMLGPLWGGFSLSVYLLAGVVGVPVFAGGSAGLGALLGPTGGYLLAYPFAAAAVGAVVHRGPRLRDFRRASTTTLVAGMLAATAVVYGGGVAGLMLFGDYGLAGAFSAGVVAFLPMEAVKIVAAVGIVRSDTIAAA; this is encoded by the coding sequence ATGTCGACAGAGCACGAGTCGGTCGATCCAGTCGGGGACGAGGTGGTCGCCAACCTCGCCCGAACGGCACTGTTCGCCGCGCTGATGGGCGGGTTCGCGTACGTCTCCTTCCCGAACCCGTTGGCTCCCGGGATCCCGGTCACGCTCCAGGTGCTCGGCGTGTTCCTCGCCGGGATCATGCTCGGGCCGCTGTGGGGTGGGTTCTCGCTCTCCGTCTACCTCCTGGCGGGCGTGGTCGGCGTTCCGGTGTTCGCGGGCGGCTCCGCCGGACTCGGCGCGTTGCTGGGTCCGACCGGGGGGTACCTCCTGGCGTACCCGTTCGCGGCCGCCGCCGTCGGTGCCGTCGTCCACCGCGGCCCGCGGCTGCGTGACTTCCGGCGTGCGTCCACGACGACACTCGTCGCCGGGATGCTGGCGGCGACCGCGGTCGTCTACGGGGGCGGCGTCGCCGGGCTGATGCTGTTCGGCGACTACGGGCTCGCGGGCGCTTTCTCCGCCGGCGTCGTCGCCTTCCTGCCGATGGAGGCCGTCAAGATCGTCGCCGCCGTCGGGATCGTCCGCAGCGACACCATCGCGGCCGCCTGA